Genomic segment of Paenibacillaceae bacterium GAS479:
AGACGGTTGCCGATCTCGGCTGCGGAACCGGTAGCTTAGCTATTCCTTTGGCAAAGTCGGGCTTCAAGGTATTCGGCATCGACCTGTCGGCTGACATGTTATCAATCGCCCGCAGTAAATGGGACGAAACGCCGCAGCAGGCGATTCGCCCTCGCGCCGGCTCAGTTCGCTGGCTGCAGCAGGACATGCGTGACTGGGAGCTGCCGGAGCCAGTTGATGCCGCGATCAGCTTTTGCGATTGCCTGAACTACTTGACCGAGGAAGAGGATGTGGAAGCTGCATTCCGGGCCGCATATCAGGGTCTGAAGCCAGGCGGCGTGTTTCTGTTTGACGTGCATGCACCGCTGACTCTGCGGCGTTACGCTGAACAGCAGCCGTTCACACTCGACGAGCGGGATGTTGGTTACATTTGGACCTCTGACCTTGACGTCGAGCGTCTGGAGATCCGCCATCATCTAACGATTTTTGCCAGGGATGAATCCGACCGTGAGGGGCGTTTCATTCGGTTTGAAGAGATCCATCAGCAGCGTGCTTATGAACCGGACTGGCTTGTTACCGCACTCCGTTCGGCAGGCTTTAGCCGGGTGGATCAGTACGCTGACTTCAGAATGCAAGAACCGTCGGCGGAATCGGAAAGGCTGTTTTTTGCGGCGATCAAATAAATATAGCGGCCGTCTCAAAAGTTATCGTAAGATGACTTAGGGACGGCTTTTTTTATATACAGCTTTCTGTGCTAATGGAGTTTCTCAAGCTCGGTTCAATACCTATTTTCAGAAAGTCAGATTTCAATGACCAGCTATCCTCAGTTATCCATTCACCTTGTCTGGTTATGTCCATGTTGCAAAAGGAGTAGAAATGCCGGCTACTAGAGAGTGCAGACGTTTTGAGTTACGATCCGAAAGGTATTCAATGGTTGACAGGAGGATAATGGGCAATGACGGATGAAATCATGAGACAGAAAAACACACGAGCGGAGGACAGTTCAGTGCTGCGCCTCGCCGAGTTTGGTGCGACGCCTAATTCTGGAATCGATTCCACACCAGCGCTGCGGCGGGCGATTGAAGCGGCATCTCATGCGGAGGGCCCGGTACGGCTGGTCTGCGAACCAGGACGTTATGAATTCTATGAGAAGCAAGCAGATCGGGAACGCTACTGGATCACAAATACGGCGAGCGAGAAGGAAAATCCCGACGTTACGAAGACGATCGGTATCCACATGCGCGGGCTGTCGAACGTAACTTTGGACGGTTACGGGGCATTATTCGTTTTTCACAGCAAGATGACGATGCTGGTCGTTGACAACTGCGAAGGCATCACATTCCGCGATGTCAGCTTTGATTACGAGTGGCCGACGGTCGCCGAGATGACGATCGAGCGAATCGGGGATGGTTTCATGGACGTGCGGCCGCATCCATCCAGCCGCTATGAGATTGCTGACGGTCGGTTAACATGGGTTGGGCCCGGATGGCGATTCCGCGACGGGCCGACGCAGGCCTATGATCCTACGACGAATCGGACTTGGAGAATCGACACCAACTGGGTCGAGCAGGCGACGTCCGCAGAGGAGCTTGATGCGTCGCTAGTGCGACTGCGCTTCGATGGTACATCCGAACTGCAGGCAGGCTGGGTGCTTCAGACGCGGGACGGCATTCGCGATCAGGTCGGCGTGTTCCTCAACCGTAGCCGCAATGTATCGTTTGAGCACGTCAATCTGCACTTCATGCATGGTCTAGGCGTGACGGGTCAATTCTGCGAGCACCTGAGCTTCGACCGGGTGACAATCGCCCCGCGCCCCGGGACCGGCCGGACTGCTGCAGGCTTCGCAGACGGAATCCATCTCTCCGGGTGCCGTGGGAAAATCTGCATCACGAACAGTCGGCTGGAAGGGCTTCATGATGATGGTGTCAACGTGCACGGTACTTTTCTACAGGTAGTTGAACAACCAGGATCCCGCGAGTTGCGTGTTCGTTTCATGCATTCGCAGACGTATGGCTTCGAAGCATTCGCTGCCGGTGACGAGCTGGAGTTCGTGCAGAGCCGCTCACTCGCTGCTTGCGGCACTGGCATCGTCGAGCGGGCTGAACTTATAAGCCCGTATGAAATGCTGCTGACGCTGCGCGAGGATGTGCCTGACGGCGTCGAGGCAGGAGTAGCCGTGGAGAACGTCACCTGGACGCCGGAACTGACAATTGCGGGGAACACTTTTTCTCGTATCCCGACGCGGGGCATTCTGGCCACTACACGGCGCCGGACGCTTATCGAGAACAATATTTTCGAGGGAACGGTTATGAGTGCGATTCTCGTCAGCTGCGATGCCGGGAGCTGGTACGAATCCGGCCGGGTCTTGGACTTGACGATTAGGGGCAACCGGTTTGAAGCATGCGGAAGCGCGGATCAACCCGTCATCTTAATCGCTCCCGAGATAGAGGAGATCAGCGAGAAGCAGCCGGTACATAACGGAATCGTGATCGAAGGAAATCGCTTCGAGTTGAGTGAGGGTCTGGCGGTTAATGCGCTTAGTGCGCTTAGTGTAGGCTCGCTCTACTTCCAGGATAACGAGCTTTTGCTTGAGCACAGCTTCACTAGCAAATACGGAGACAATAGTAATGGCGTGATACACCAATCAATTCAAGATTTAATCAGCTTTGCCGCATGTGGCGATTCGATCGTAGTAAATAATATCGTCCAAATAAAAAAGTGAATTCCGTGGCGCAAATCTTGATAGGCCAGGGATGATGGGTAGAACTTGCATTTTAGCAATGGAATGCTTATTGTTTTACCAATGAAAAGGGGCATCCCTAGGTCGTTATGACTTATGGGAAAGCCCCTTTCTACGTTTAGAGCAGATGTGGACTCGTCTTAAGCTTGCGTTTCCGCCAGCGATTGCGATCGGTGCTCCATCACCGTATCCCCATGTTTGAGTGCCCAGTCCATCATGGAGCGAACAATCGGCGCAAGTTCCCAGCCGAACTCAGTCAGCGAGTATTCGACCTTGGGAGGTACCTGATTATAAATACGCCGAGCGACAAGGCCGTCACGCTCCAGCTCCCTCAGCTGCAGCGTCAGCATGCGCTGCGTGACCCTGGGCATGAGCCGCCGAAGTTCATTGAAGCGTTTTGGGCCGTCCAGCAGCTGATGAATGACGATGCATTTCCATTTTCCTCCAATGACGTCCATCGTCATTTCCACTGGGCATGTAAACCCGTGTTTGTTCAGTTCAGGGTAGGAGCAAAGCTCTGTATCCATCGTTACCTCCAAAAGTATCAAAAGTGATCCTATACAACAAAAATGTGCCTACTATTAAAAATATAGTAAAGCGATTAAGATGTGAAGTATAAATTATTCCCTGAACAAATCGGGAAGAGGAGAGAATAATTGATGACAAATCATGGGATAACGAAAAAAGCGTTGAGCGAGCAAGAAAAGAATACGCGCAAGGAGCAGATTTTGGAGGCTTTTCACTTTCGGCACGCCACAAAAGAATTTGATACGGGACGTAAAATACCAGCAGACGATTTTGACTTTATTTTGGAGACAGGGAGGCTTTCCCCAAGCTCATTTGGATATGAGCCATGGAAATTCGTCGTGCTTCAAGATCCTGCGATCCGCGAGGAACTGAAAGCTGTAACCTGGGGTGCGCAAGGCACACTGCCAACGGCAAGCCATTTTGTGCTGATTTTGGCAAGAAGCTCCGAGCAGGTGCACCACGGCTCCGCTTATCTGGACTATATGAACCGAGAGGTGCTGAAGCTTCCTGCGGAAGCGGAAGAGGGGCGCAAAGCGGTGTTTCGCGACTACCAGGTAAGGGACTTAGGGCTGATGGAGCATCCGCGCCAGTTGGAAGACTGGGCCGGAAAACAAACCTATATCGCGCTTGGCAATATGATGACGGCAGCAGCGGGAATTGGTATTGATTCTTGTCCGATTGAAGGGTTTCATAAGGAGAAAGCGGAAGCGGTTCTCCGCAAGCATAATATTATGGGTGAGGAGTTCGGTCTATCTGTAATGGCCGCTTTCGGTTACCGCGTCAATGAACCTCGTGCAAAAACGAGAAGATGCGTGGATGAAGTTGTGAAGTGGGTTTAAGGCCATATACAAATCGATATACAAATAAAACAAGCCGACCTCTGTAAAAAGAGAGTCGGCTTGTTTTACTTTAAGAATGTTAAGGATTAGTTGTCCAGATGCCTGCGGTTTTGATGAAAACGCGATCTGGCAGCTTCAATGTAGCAATAATGAGCTCAGCAACATCCTCTGGTTGCATCATGGAGTCGTTGCCTTCCGTGACGAGGCCACTTGAGAGGGACAGCGGTGTATAAACGGTGCTCGGAGTCAGGGCGGTTACGCGGATATTCGATTTGCGCACTTCTTGCATAAGTGCTTCCGTGAAGCCCATTACGGCGAACTTGGAGGCGTTGTAAGCCGAGCCGGTCGCGAAGCCTCGCTCACCTGCGGTCGATGCAATGTTAATAATTGTTCCACTTGAGCGGTCCAGCATGGAAGGAAGCACAGCATGGGTAACATAGTAGGTTCCAAAAAGGTTAACGCGAACTATCCGTTCCCATTCAGCGGGATCCATCTCTGCCACAGTGCCGAATGAAGCGACCCCGGCGTTATTGATCAGCACGTCGACGCTGCCAAGCTCTTTGGTGAGGCCCTTGGCGGCATCCGCCGCTTCAGCCGCATTCGAAATGTCAGCTACGGCATAATGGACGCTGATCCCGTATTGCGAGGTCAATTCCTTGGCGAGTGAAGCCAATTCCGACTCTGTCCGCGAAATCAGACCGAGATTGGTCCCTTCCTTTGCGAGCGCAATCGCGGCAGCACGTCCGATTCCTTTGCCAGCACCGGTAATAAGAGCATTTTTATTTTTCAATTCCATCTGATTCTCTCCTGTCTATGTAGGCTAGGACTATACCAATATCATTATATAGGAATGATGGGAGAGGGAACAAATGGAGCGATGAAAAACATCGAAAAGCGCGACTGAACCGTTTATCTTGACTCCATGTCTTCATTCCTCTATAATCGATCTTAAATTAGCCATATTGGCGTTGAAGAGGAGCAGTAAGCCGCATCGCGTGGACATAGAGAGCCGGTATCATTGGTGCAAGCCGGACCCGCAGCGTGCCGAATCTCGCCTCCGAGCCGCAAGATCAGCCCCGTCATGGGAGCAGTCTTGCCGAATCAGCCCCCGTTAAGGGCTTAGAGTGGGTGTCAACGGCATAGTATGCCAGGCGCCAACTAGGGTGGTACCGCGGGAATTCAAACCTCTCGTCCCTAGCGATTTTCGCTGGGGGCGGGAGGTTTTTTGACGTCTCCCCCACCCATAATGAATAGGAGGCATATGCCATGAGTAACGAGAGATCAACACAAGGATACAATCACCAGCAGCTGGAGCCGAAGTGGCAGCAGTACTGGGATGAGCATAAAACATTCCGCACCACCGAGGATGCGGATAAACCGAAGTTCTACGCATTGGATATGTTCCCCTATCCGTCTGGAGCTGGCCTGCATGTTGGCCATCCAGAGGGTTATACGGCGACGGATATTGTTTCCCGCTACAAGCGGATGAAGGGTTACAATGTTCTGCATCCGATGGGCTGGGATGCGTTCGGATTGCCAGCGGAGCAGTACGCTCTTGATACCGGCGAGCATCCACGCGAATTCACAATGAAGAACATCAACAATTTCCGCCGCCAGATCAAATCGCTCGGTTTCTCCTACGACTGGGAT
This window contains:
- a CDS encoding Methyltransferase domain-containing protein; protein product: MRAYRQFAGVYDRLMEEMPYPDWIRFMRECWERYGVPETVADLGCGTGSLAIPLAKSGFKVFGIDLSADMLSIARSKWDETPQQAIRPRAGSVRWLQQDMRDWELPEPVDAAISFCDCLNYLTEEEDVEAAFRAAYQGLKPGGVFLFDVHAPLTLRRYAEQQPFTLDERDVGYIWTSDLDVERLEIRHHLTIFARDESDREGRFIRFEEIHQQRAYEPDWLVTALRSAGFSRVDQYADFRMQEPSAESERLFFAAIK
- a CDS encoding Right handed beta helix region, whose protein sequence is MTDEIMRQKNTRAEDSSVLRLAEFGATPNSGIDSTPALRRAIEAASHAEGPVRLVCEPGRYEFYEKQADRERYWITNTASEKENPDVTKTIGIHMRGLSNVTLDGYGALFVFHSKMTMLVVDNCEGITFRDVSFDYEWPTVAEMTIERIGDGFMDVRPHPSSRYEIADGRLTWVGPGWRFRDGPTQAYDPTTNRTWRIDTNWVEQATSAEELDASLVRLRFDGTSELQAGWVLQTRDGIRDQVGVFLNRSRNVSFEHVNLHFMHGLGVTGQFCEHLSFDRVTIAPRPGTGRTAAGFADGIHLSGCRGKICITNSRLEGLHDDGVNVHGTFLQVVEQPGSRELRVRFMHSQTYGFEAFAAGDELEFVQSRSLAACGTGIVERAELISPYEMLLTLREDVPDGVEAGVAVENVTWTPELTIAGNTFSRIPTRGILATTRRRTLIENNIFEGTVMSAILVSCDAGSWYESGRVLDLTIRGNRFEACGSADQPVILIAPEIEEISEKQPVHNGIVIEGNRFELSEGLAVNALSALSVGSLYFQDNELLLEHSFTSKYGDNSNGVIHQSIQDLISFAACGDSIVVNNIVQIKK
- a CDS encoding transcriptional regulator, HxlR family; translated protein: MDTELCSYPELNKHGFTCPVEMTMDVIGGKWKCIVIHQLLDGPKRFNELRRLMPRVTQRMLTLQLRELERDGLVARRIYNQVPPKVEYSLTEFGWELAPIVRSMMDWALKHGDTVMEHRSQSLAETQA
- a CDS encoding 3-oxoacyl-[acyl-carrier protein] reductase, which gives rise to MELKNKNALITGAGKGIGRAAAIALAKEGTNLGLISRTESELASLAKELTSQYGISVHYAVADISNAAEAADAAKGLTKELGSVDVLINNAGVASFGTVAEMDPAEWERIVRVNLFGTYYVTHAVLPSMLDRSSGTIINIASTAGERGFATGSAYNASKFAVMGFTEALMQEVRKSNIRVTALTPSTVYTPLSLSSGLVTEGNDSMMQPEDVAELIIATLKLPDRVFIKTAGIWTTNP